ACCTCAGCATCGTACTGGTCAAGCCCGTAACGTTCTATAATAGATATTAATTTATTTGGGTATTTAGGATCGGTAGCATACCCTGCTGCCTTTAACCCTTTTGCCCATCCCTTATAATCGTCTTTTCGGAGTTTGAATAGCGATGCGTACCTACCTCGTGTAGTTAGGAATAGTGAATGGTCGTTATACGATTCGGCAGGGTCATTGTACTTTCTAAAGCATTCTCCCTTAGCATCGTCGTCATGGTATACGGCTTCGCCCGTCCAACCTTTATGGCATTTAATACCAAAATGGTTATTGGCATTAACACAAAGTGTACCTCTGCCCGCGCCCGACTCTAATATTCCTTGTGCCAACGTTATACTGGCAGGAATACCATGGTTGCGCATATTATCTTTGGCTATATCTTTATAATCGTATATGTACTGTTTTACAACGTCGGCATATACTACTGTTTTGGATGTTGACTCTAGTACTTCTGATTGTTGCTTTTTACG
The Flavobacterium litorale genome window above contains:
- a CDS encoding glucosaminidase domain-containing protein, whose protein sequence is MIKKILALAVLSLLVSCGSSYTSRKKGGKSKIRTTRNVKTPSKRNTSVTKNKNERKKQQSEVLESTSKTVVYADVVKQYIYDYKDIAKDNMRNHGIPASITLAQGILESGAGRGTLCVNANNHFGIKCHKGWTGEAVYHDDDAKGECFRKYNDPAESYNDHSLFLTTRGRYASLFKLRKDDYKGWAKGLKAAGYATDPKYPNKLISIIERYGLDQYDAEVLGKRHEPRKDDDNDNGDVEVTEEKVPRNSYKVQKGDTLYSISKKHNVSVDELKQMNNLTSNALSIGQILKVK